A single Nicotiana tabacum cultivar K326 chromosome 5, ASM71507v2, whole genome shotgun sequence DNA region contains:
- the LOC107810503 gene encoding cis-prenyltransferase 4, chloroplastic — protein MVLSLQHQQLFHSPTGFSSLPKSITNHPLISLKLPTRLSNNPLAFAQNAATSHIDTAKAALLPPPLRKELMPNHVAVIMDGNRRWAKMKGLPIALGYEAGVRAFRNLIQLCCNWGISVLTVFAFSSQNWFRPKMEVDFLMGLFERGLKNELEEFGRAGIRVSIIGDSSKLPKSLQDLIDEAVKTTKENSRLHLVVAVNYSGQYDVVQACQNIAEKVKDGIIEPKDVDSFLVEQELQTNCTGFPCPDLLIRTSGEQRLSNFLLWQLAYTELFFSHSHWPDFGETEFLEALCSFQQRQRRYGAQSS, from the exons ATGGTGTTATCCCTCCAGCACCAGCAACTCTTCCATTCGCCCACCGGATTTAGCTCTCTACCAAAATCAATAACTAACCACCCTCTAATCTCCCTCAAACTACCAACAAGACTATCTAATAATCCACTTGCCTTTGCTCAAAACGCCGCCACAAGCCACATCGACACTGCGAAAGCAGCCTTATTGCCTCCGCCACTGAGGAAAGAATTAATGCCGAACCATGTTGCGGTGATAATGGATGGGAATAGACGGTGGGCTAAAATGAAAGGGTTGCCTATTGCCTTAGGTTACGAAGCGGGTGTTCGAGCATTTAGGAATCTTATTCAGCTGTGTTGCAATTGGGGAATTAGTGTTCTTACTGTCTTTGCTTTTTCCTCCCAAAATTGGTTCCGTCCAAAG ATGGAAGTTGATTTTTTGATGGGCTTGTTCGAAAGAGGGCTGAAAAATGAACTTGAAGAGTTTGGGAG AGCAGGGATTCGGGTGTCTATAATTGGAGACTCCAGTAAGCTCCCCAAGTCATTACAGGACTTAATAGATGAAGCTGTAAAGACTACTAAGGAAAATTCACGGCTTCACCTCGTAGTTGCAGTCAACTACAGTGGACAGTATGATGTTGTCCAAGCTTGTCAAAACATTGCTGAAAAAGTGAAGGATGGCATTATTGAACCCAAAGACGTAGATAGTTTCCTAGTAGAGCAGGAGTTACAAACAAACTGTACTGGTTTTCCGTGTCCTGATTTACTTATAAGGACTAGCGGGGAGCAGAGACTTAGCAATTTCTTACTCTGGCAATTGGCCTACACTGAACTGTTCTTTTCACATTCACATTGGCCTGACTTTGGAGAAACTGAATTTTTGGAGGCTTTATGTTCCTTCCAGCAAAGGCAGAGGCGCTATGGTGCACAGAGTTCCTAG